The following are encoded in a window of Cupriavidus oxalaticus genomic DNA:
- a CDS encoding class I SAM-dependent methyltransferase, whose product MSVDEARLNAFMEKFVHDIGAVMHAATVVVGDELGLYKAMAEKPMTADVLAQKTRTDVRYLREWLSAQAASGYVDYDPDSAEFSLNEEQALALAQEGSPAFIPGAFQIAVAQFRAIPRMIDIFRNGRGLGWHEHDPALFHGTERFFRPGYAAHLVSEWIPALDGIEARLKDGASVADVGCGHGASTIIMAQAYPASRFVGFDYHEPSVRHATEAARRAGVGDRVRFEVASAKDYAGQDYDLVAVFDCLHDMGDPVGAARHVRETLRPDGAWLIVEPFANDKLEDNLNPVGRVFYSASTFICTPASRSQEVGLCLGAQAGEARLRGVAEQAGFGSFRRAAQTPFNLVYEARPLAPEAP is encoded by the coding sequence CGGTGGTGGTCGGCGATGAACTGGGCCTGTACAAGGCCATGGCGGAAAAGCCGATGACCGCCGATGTGCTGGCGCAAAAGACCCGTACCGACGTGCGCTACCTGCGCGAATGGCTGTCGGCCCAGGCCGCCAGCGGCTACGTCGACTACGATCCCGACAGCGCGGAGTTCAGCCTGAACGAAGAACAGGCCCTGGCGCTGGCGCAAGAGGGCAGCCCGGCGTTCATTCCCGGCGCGTTCCAGATTGCCGTGGCGCAGTTCCGCGCCATTCCCAGGATGATCGATATCTTCCGCAACGGGCGCGGGCTGGGCTGGCATGAACACGACCCGGCGCTGTTCCACGGCACCGAACGCTTTTTCCGGCCGGGCTATGCCGCGCACCTGGTCTCGGAATGGATCCCCGCGCTCGACGGCATCGAGGCGCGGCTCAAGGACGGTGCCAGCGTGGCCGACGTCGGCTGCGGCCATGGCGCGTCGACCATCATCATGGCGCAGGCCTATCCGGCCTCGCGCTTCGTCGGCTTCGACTACCACGAGCCGTCGGTACGCCATGCCACCGAGGCCGCGCGGCGCGCGGGGGTGGGTGATCGCGTGCGCTTCGAAGTGGCCAGCGCGAAGGACTATGCCGGCCAGGACTACGACCTGGTGGCGGTGTTCGACTGCCTGCACGACATGGGCGATCCGGTCGGCGCGGCGCGGCACGTGCGCGAGACGCTGCGGCCGGACGGCGCGTGGCTGATCGTCGAGCCGTTTGCCAACGACAAGCTGGAAGACAACCTCAACCCGGTGGGGCGCGTGTTCTATTCCGCGTCGACCTTCATTTGCACGCCGGCGTCGCGTTCGCAGGAAGTGGGGTTGTGCCTGGGCGCGCAGGCAGGCGAGGCACGCCTGCGGGGCGTGGCCGAGCAGGCGGGCTTCGGCAGCTTCCGCAGGGCGGCGCAGACACCGTTCAACCTGGTGTACGAGGCGCGGCCCCTCGCACCGGAAGCGCCATGA
- the tldD gene encoding metalloprotease TldD: MNAGDLGIRNLATAQQLLLAPYGLDEAKLQRVLADIFTHKVDYADLYFQYTRNEAWSLEEGIVKSGSFSIDQGVGVRAVSGDKTAFAYSDDISLAALSQAAAATRTIGRAGNGRVKVAGELASHAGRSLYAPNDPLDSMSAAEKVALLERIERMARAKDPRVVQVMAGLAGEYDVVLVARSDGVIAADVRPLVRVSVTVIAEQGGRREIGSSGGGGRYAYGYFSDDLLQKYVDEAVSSALVNLDARPAPAGAMTVVLGPGWPGVLLHEAVGHGLEGDFNRKGSSAFAGRMGERVAARGVTVVDDGTLANRRGSLNLDDEGNPTQCTTLIEDGILRGYIQDTLNARLMKMPVTGNARRESYAALPMPRMTNTYMLNGDKDPQEIIASVKRGLYAVNFGGGQVDITNGKFVFSASEAYMIEDGKITYPVKGATLVGNGPESLKDVTMIGNDMRLDSGVGVCGKEGQSVPVGVGQPTLRIENMTVGGTA, encoded by the coding sequence GGCCAAGCTGCAGCGCGTGCTGGCCGATATCTTCACGCACAAGGTCGACTATGCCGACCTGTACTTCCAGTACACCCGCAACGAGGCGTGGAGCCTGGAAGAAGGCATCGTCAAGTCGGGCAGCTTCAGCATCGACCAGGGCGTGGGCGTGCGCGCCGTATCGGGCGACAAGACCGCCTTTGCCTATTCGGACGACATCAGCCTGGCCGCGCTGTCGCAGGCGGCAGCCGCCACCCGCACCATCGGCCGCGCCGGCAACGGCCGCGTCAAGGTGGCGGGCGAACTGGCCTCGCACGCCGGCCGCAGCCTGTATGCACCCAACGACCCGCTGGATTCGATGAGCGCCGCCGAAAAGGTGGCACTGCTGGAACGCATCGAACGCATGGCGCGCGCCAAGGACCCGCGCGTGGTGCAGGTGATGGCCGGCCTGGCCGGCGAATACGACGTGGTGCTGGTGGCGCGCAGCGACGGCGTGATCGCCGCCGACGTGCGGCCGCTGGTGCGCGTGTCGGTGACGGTGATCGCCGAGCAGGGCGGGCGCCGCGAGATCGGCTCGTCGGGCGGCGGCGGCCGCTATGCCTACGGGTACTTCTCCGACGACCTGTTGCAGAAGTACGTGGACGAAGCCGTGTCGTCGGCGCTGGTCAACCTGGACGCCCGCCCCGCCCCGGCCGGCGCGATGACCGTCGTGCTGGGCCCGGGCTGGCCCGGCGTGCTGCTGCATGAGGCCGTCGGCCATGGGCTGGAAGGCGACTTCAACCGCAAGGGCTCATCGGCTTTCGCCGGCCGCATGGGCGAGCGCGTCGCGGCCAGGGGCGTGACCGTGGTCGACGACGGCACGCTGGCCAACCGCCGCGGCTCGCTCAACCTGGATGACGAAGGCAACCCGACCCAGTGCACCACGCTGATCGAGGACGGCATCCTGCGCGGCTATATCCAGGACACGCTCAACGCGCGCCTGATGAAGATGCCGGTCACCGGCAACGCGCGCCGCGAAAGCTATGCCGCGCTGCCGATGCCGCGCATGACCAACACCTACATGCTCAACGGCGACAAGGATCCGCAGGAAATCATCGCCAGCGTCAAGCGGGGCCTGTATGCGGTCAACTTCGGCGGCGGCCAGGTCGACATCACCAACGGCAAGTTCGTGTTCTCGGCGAGCGAGGCGTACATGATCGAGGACGGCAAGATCACGTACCCGGTCAAGGGCGCGACGCTGGTCGGCAACGGCCCGGAATCGCTGAAGGACGTGACCATGATCGGCAACGACATGCGCCTGGATTCGGGCGTTGGCGTGTGCGGCAAGGAAGGCCAGAGCGTGCCGGTGGGCGTGGGCCAGCCGACGCTGCGCATTGAAAACATGACGGTGGGCGGCACGGCCTGA